A genomic segment from Streptomyces sp. NBC_00654 encodes:
- a CDS encoding EF-hand domain-containing protein, protein MIHSKAQHYYNVFHKERAGWVGETDVYAWVGRTTREFKLTPGTAPADALQRSLLEYWQRLFVPMDTDGDGVVSRDEFLAGFVSLGDKPDDYARIVTPSAKVFVATADVDGDGELDKSEFKRLFQSSFALSEEDIDVSFADIDTDSSGSISTDELRAAIRVFHSSSDPDDRGHRLLGALSS, encoded by the coding sequence ATGATTCACAGTAAGGCCCAGCATTACTACAACGTTTTCCACAAAGAGCGTGCTGGCTGGGTCGGCGAGACCGACGTGTACGCCTGGGTGGGCCGCACGACGCGGGAATTCAAGCTGACGCCGGGAACCGCCCCCGCCGACGCGCTGCAGAGATCCCTTCTGGAGTACTGGCAGAGATTGTTTGTCCCTATGGACACGGACGGGGACGGCGTCGTATCACGCGACGAATTCCTGGCCGGGTTTGTCAGCCTGGGGGACAAGCCGGATGACTACGCGCGGATCGTCACGCCGTCTGCCAAGGTCTTCGTGGCCACTGCCGATGTCGACGGAGACGGCGAACTCGACAAGTCCGAGTTCAAGCGCCTGTTCCAGTCCTCTTTCGCGCTGAGCGAAGAAGACATCGACGTGTCCTTCGCCGACATCGACACCGACAGCTCCGGCTCCATCTCAACTGACGAGCTGAGAGCGGCCATTCGCGTGTTCCACAGCAGCTCTGATCCGGACGACCGAGGTCACCGCCTCCTGGGAGCGCTGAGTTCCTGA
- a CDS encoding TenA family transcriptional regulator, producing MTTHLRTTKAPLVTALAKHIVAEAGVLNNPYFRTLVDGSMSLENFRTSQEQLGFAVTYFARPMAALVSRIEHPADRIGILGNVVEEHGGFRPQEFHHETFRGFLASIGSDTARLNSLKMMPAVHAYNSVLSAVCTWEDLQVGIGCMGAIEYAFASVSAITGNAAVNRGWVAEADLMHYGLHSEIDEQHAEDFFLLLEPHYRNPAARRRIDQGLGLGAYALNRLYSDLSELGRSQ from the coding sequence GTGACCACCCATCTGCGGACAACCAAGGCCCCACTGGTGACAGCGCTCGCCAAGCACATCGTGGCCGAGGCCGGTGTCCTGAACAATCCGTACTTCCGAACACTGGTAGACGGAAGCATGTCGTTGGAGAACTTCCGCACAAGCCAGGAGCAACTAGGCTTCGCCGTCACCTACTTCGCCCGTCCGATGGCTGCGTTGGTGTCCCGGATCGAGCACCCCGCGGATCGCATCGGCATCCTGGGCAATGTTGTGGAAGAACACGGCGGATTCCGCCCTCAGGAATTCCATCACGAGACCTTCCGCGGATTTCTGGCAAGCATCGGCAGCGACACCGCACGGCTCAACAGCCTGAAGATGATGCCGGCCGTCCACGCCTACAACAGCGTTCTCAGTGCGGTGTGCACGTGGGAGGACCTGCAGGTAGGAATCGGCTGCATGGGTGCGATTGAGTACGCATTCGCCTCGGTATCAGCCATCACGGGCAACGCGGCTGTGAACCGCGGTTGGGTGGCTGAAGCCGACCTGATGCACTACGGCCTCCACTCCGAAATCGACGAACAGCATGCAGAGGATTTCTTTCTGCTGCTGGAACCCCACTACCGAAACCCAGCCGCACGACGCCGAATCGACCAAGGTCTCGGCCTGGGAGCGTACGCACTGAACCGCCTCTACAGCGATTTGTCCGAACTGGGTCGTTCACAGTAA
- a CDS encoding DinB family protein, giving the protein MTANQFSTSTEREALCGFLDKQRADLLRKVGGVSDADARMTPTVSSLSLMGLLKHSALWERRWFQIVVAGRALPGEWPEAEVRDWRDEDFRVDEQDTAKHWTAFFEEQVAISREIVAGMSLEAPCSRPDLADRNLRWVLLHMIEETARHAGHADIIRESLDGSRGI; this is encoded by the coding sequence ATGACAGCCAACCAGTTCTCGACCTCTACCGAGCGGGAGGCCCTCTGTGGCTTTCTCGACAAGCAGCGCGCCGATCTGCTTCGGAAGGTCGGCGGTGTCTCTGACGCGGATGCCCGCATGACTCCGACGGTGAGCTCGTTGTCCTTGATGGGCCTGCTCAAACACTCGGCCCTCTGGGAGCGCAGGTGGTTTCAGATCGTCGTTGCGGGACGGGCACTTCCCGGCGAGTGGCCCGAAGCAGAGGTCCGGGACTGGAGGGACGAAGACTTCCGTGTTGACGAGCAGGACACGGCGAAGCACTGGACGGCCTTCTTCGAGGAGCAGGTGGCTATCTCGCGTGAGATCGTCGCAGGCATGTCATTGGAGGCTCCGTGCAGTCGACCCGACCTGGCGGACCGGAACCTGCGTTGGGTCCTGCTCCACATGATCGAGGAGACTGCCCGGCACGCCGGTCATGCGGACATCATTCGCGAGAGTCTCGATGGCAGCCGCGGTATATAG
- a CDS encoding S24 family peptidase produces the protein MGALDAVAGRVAGGATAAFRPSGSSMVPLIRSRQQVVVAPVDPSKLEVGDIVLARVAGTVYLHLVSSVDPARKRVQISNNRGRVNGWTSHDRVFGICVAVDGVTWSRAGGKTLAADSNDSS, from the coding sequence ATGGGTGCATTGGATGCGGTGGCAGGCAGGGTTGCTGGCGGGGCCACTGCGGCGTTCCGGCCCAGCGGCTCCTCGATGGTCCCGCTGATACGCAGTCGGCAGCAGGTGGTCGTTGCTCCGGTCGACCCGTCGAAGTTGGAGGTCGGGGACATCGTCCTCGCCCGTGTCGCCGGGACGGTCTACCTGCACTTGGTGTCGTCCGTGGACCCCGCCAGGAAGCGGGTGCAGATCAGCAACAACCGTGGCCGCGTCAACGGCTGGACCAGCCACGATCGTGTCTTTGGCATCTGTGTGGCGGTCGACGGCGTCACCTGGTCACGTGCCGGAGGCAAGACGCTCGCGGCCGACTCCAACGACTCCTCCTGA
- a CDS encoding AAA family ATPase, with protein sequence MPRLIVGSEETRLVVVRGNSASGKSSVAAGIRDRFGRGLALVGQDNLRRIVLRERDVPGGANIGLIDAVARYALDAGYHVVVEGILYADRYGDMLAGLLGDHRGVSRCYYLDIPIEETLTRHASKADRDYVARVTEQELREWYRERDLLPGGVESVVGADSALIDTVERIMRDTGLAGLPSRIN encoded by the coding sequence GTGCCCCGACTGATCGTAGGAAGTGAAGAGACCCGGCTCGTGGTCGTTCGAGGGAACTCGGCGTCGGGCAAGTCATCGGTGGCGGCGGGGATACGCGACCGGTTCGGCCGTGGCCTGGCTCTGGTCGGTCAGGACAACTTGAGGCGGATCGTGCTGAGAGAGCGTGATGTGCCTGGCGGCGCCAACATCGGGCTGATCGACGCGGTCGCCCGCTACGCGCTGGACGCGGGCTACCACGTGGTGGTCGAAGGGATCCTGTACGCCGACCGATACGGCGACATGCTTGCGGGGCTGCTCGGAGACCATCGCGGAGTCTCCCGCTGCTACTACCTCGATATCCCGATCGAGGAGACACTGACCCGACATGCCTCAAAAGCCGATCGTGACTATGTGGCCCGGGTCACTGAGCAGGAGCTGCGCGAGTGGTATCGCGAGCGCGATCTCCTCCCCGGAGGCGTCGAGTCCGTAGTCGGAGCCGACAGCGCCCTCATTGACACGGTCGAGCGCATCATGCGCGACACCGGTCTCGCAGGGCTGCCCTCGCGCATCAACTGA
- a CDS encoding aldehyde dehydrogenase family protein, translating into MTRYAAPGTEGAIVSYESRYDHWIGGAYVPPTRGQYFENPSPVNGRPFTEIARGTAEDVELALDAAHAAAPGWGATSAGDRALVLNRIADRMEAHLEELAVAESWENGKPVRETLAADIPLAIDHFRYFAGALRAQEGSLSELDDDTVAYHFHEPLGVVAQIIPWNFPILMATWKLAPALAAGNAVVLKPAEQTPASIHFWLTLVADLLPPGVVNIVNGFGAEAGKPLASSPRVAKIAFTGETTTGRLIMQYASENIKPVTLELGGKSPNIFFDDVSSSSDDFLDKALEGFTMFALNQGEVCTCPSRALIQRGHYNEFLEAGIARTEQIVPGHPLDTDTMIGAQASNDQLQKILSYLDIGQQEGAKILTGGQRIEHGGELEGGYYVQPTVFEGDNRMRVFQEEIFGPVVAVTSFTDFDDAIATANDTLYGLGAGVWTRDVNTAYRAGRAIKAGRVWTNCYHAYPAHAAFGGYKQSGIGRENHKMMLEHYQQTKNLLVSYSPKKLGFF; encoded by the coding sequence ATGACCCGTTACGCTGCGCCGGGCACCGAGGGCGCCATCGTCTCGTACGAGTCGCGCTACGACCACTGGATCGGCGGCGCGTACGTCCCGCCGACCCGGGGCCAGTACTTCGAGAACCCGAGCCCCGTCAACGGCCGCCCGTTCACCGAGATCGCCCGTGGTACCGCTGAGGACGTCGAGCTGGCCCTGGACGCGGCGCACGCCGCGGCACCCGGCTGGGGGGCGACCTCCGCGGGCGACCGCGCCTTGGTCCTGAACCGGATCGCCGACCGGATGGAGGCCCATCTGGAGGAGCTCGCGGTCGCCGAGAGCTGGGAGAACGGCAAGCCGGTACGCGAGACGCTGGCCGCCGACATCCCGTTGGCCATCGACCACTTCCGGTACTTCGCGGGTGCGCTGCGCGCCCAGGAGGGCTCGCTCAGCGAGCTCGACGACGACACCGTCGCGTACCACTTCCACGAGCCGCTGGGCGTGGTCGCACAGATCATTCCGTGGAACTTCCCCATCCTGATGGCTACCTGGAAGCTCGCCCCGGCACTCGCCGCCGGCAACGCGGTCGTGCTCAAGCCGGCCGAACAGACCCCGGCGTCCATCCACTTCTGGCTCACACTGGTGGCCGACCTGCTCCCGCCGGGCGTCGTCAACATCGTCAACGGCTTCGGCGCGGAGGCCGGCAAGCCCCTCGCGTCGAGCCCCCGTGTCGCGAAGATCGCGTTCACCGGTGAGACCACGACGGGGCGGCTGATCATGCAGTACGCCTCCGAAAACATCAAGCCGGTGACTCTGGAGCTGGGCGGCAAGTCACCGAACATCTTCTTCGACGACGTGTCCTCGTCGAGCGACGACTTCCTGGACAAGGCCCTGGAAGGGTTCACCATGTTCGCCCTCAACCAGGGTGAGGTGTGCACCTGTCCGTCGCGCGCGCTGATCCAGCGCGGGCACTACAACGAGTTCCTGGAAGCCGGCATCGCCCGGACCGAACAGATCGTGCCGGGGCACCCTCTGGACACCGACACCATGATCGGCGCCCAGGCCTCCAACGACCAGTTGCAGAAGATCCTGTCGTACCTGGACATCGGTCAGCAGGAGGGCGCGAAGATCCTGACCGGTGGTCAGCGTATCGAGCACGGCGGTGAGCTGGAGGGCGGCTACTACGTCCAGCCGACGGTCTTCGAGGGTGACAACCGGATGCGGGTGTTCCAGGAGGAGATCTTCGGCCCGGTCGTCGCGGTGACGTCCTTCACCGACTTCGACGACGCGATCGCCACGGCCAATGACACGCTCTACGGCCTCGGCGCGGGCGTGTGGACCCGTGACGTCAACACCGCCTACCGGGCGGGCCGCGCCATCAAGGCTGGCCGGGTCTGGACGAATTGCTACCACGCGTATCCGGCACATGCCGCGTTCGGCGGATACAAGCAGTCGGGCATCGGCAGGGAGAACCACAAGATGATGCTGGAGCACTATCAGCAGACGAAGAATCTCCTCGTGTCGTACTCGCCGAAGAAGCTGGGCTTCTTCTAG
- a CDS encoding GAF domain-containing protein, whose amino-acid sequence MTDPWVALAPDADPGERLGELHRAHEAFTSADRLERPVRSVVAESWRRSARARVSPDGAALMELGAEELIPYREAHPLARAMPVIRELMSTYATDGEHLLAVCDSHGRLLWVEGHAATRRRAGLMNFAEGARWAESVAGTNAPGTAIALDRPVQVFGAEHFLRPVQQWTCAAAPLHDPRTGRVLGAVDITGGDRLAHPHSLAFVQAVARAAESQLALLAPPPAGESVRLGALGRDEAVLVAQGRRIRLSRRHSEILVALARHPEGVGGDELLVELYEDESVTPVTLRAELSRLRRLLGPGLLRSRPYRIAAPVDADFDTVARLLGSGAVAAALDAYAGPLLPGSQSPAVVRLRRRLADQLRAALIARGDPGLLADWAYSPWGEEDLPVWRALAGAVPAERRAPLLARVRSLDTEQGG is encoded by the coding sequence TTGACGGACCCCTGGGTGGCCCTGGCACCCGACGCGGATCCCGGCGAACGGCTCGGCGAACTGCACCGTGCGCACGAGGCGTTCACCTCGGCAGACAGGCTGGAGCGGCCGGTACGTTCCGTGGTGGCCGAATCATGGCGCCGCTCGGCGCGGGCCAGGGTCAGCCCGGACGGGGCGGCCCTGATGGAACTCGGCGCCGAGGAGCTGATTCCCTATCGCGAGGCCCACCCACTGGCCCGTGCCATGCCGGTGATCCGCGAGCTGATGAGCACGTACGCGACGGACGGGGAGCACCTGCTCGCGGTCTGCGACTCGCACGGCAGGCTGCTGTGGGTCGAGGGCCACGCGGCGACCCGACGGCGCGCCGGGCTGATGAACTTCGCGGAGGGCGCCCGGTGGGCGGAGTCCGTGGCGGGGACGAACGCGCCGGGAACCGCCATCGCGCTGGACCGGCCGGTCCAGGTCTTCGGCGCCGAGCACTTTCTGCGGCCGGTGCAGCAGTGGACGTGTGCCGCGGCCCCGCTGCACGACCCGAGGACCGGGCGTGTACTGGGCGCCGTGGACATCACGGGCGGGGACCGGCTGGCACACCCTCACAGCCTGGCGTTCGTCCAGGCCGTGGCGCGTGCGGCCGAGTCGCAGCTGGCCCTTCTGGCACCGCCGCCGGCCGGCGAGTCCGTGCGGCTCGGGGCACTGGGACGGGACGAGGCCGTGCTCGTAGCCCAGGGCCGGAGGATCCGTCTCAGCAGGCGTCACAGCGAGATCCTGGTGGCACTGGCCCGCCATCCCGAAGGCGTCGGGGGCGACGAACTGCTGGTCGAGCTGTACGAGGACGAGTCGGTGACTCCGGTGACCCTGCGGGCCGAACTCTCCCGGCTGCGGAGGCTGCTGGGGCCCGGTCTGCTGCGCTCCCGGCCGTACCGGATCGCCGCCCCGGTGGACGCCGATTTCGACACGGTGGCGCGGCTGCTGGGTTCCGGGGCGGTGGCCGCCGCGCTGGATGCGTACGCGGGACCGCTGCTGCCGGGTTCGCAGTCCCCCGCCGTGGTCCGGCTGCGCCGGCGGCTCGCCGACCAGTTGCGGGCGGCGCTGATCGCCCGGGGCGATCCGGGCCTGCTCGCCGACTGGGCGTACAGCCCGTGGGGCGAGGAGGACCTGCCGGTGTGGCGGGCCCTCGCCGGGGCGGTGCCGGCCGAACGGCGGGCCCCGCTGCTGGCCAGGGTGCGCAGTCTCGACACGGAACAGGGCGGGTGA
- a CDS encoding N-acetylmuramoyl-L-alanine amidase — protein sequence MHRRRILQGAAVTAAAALLPASVRAVAASTAETDYPAANWAPASTSNYTASTRPSAYPVDFVVIHVTQETFNETIGIFQNPAKQVSAHYVVRSGDGYVAQCVRERDIGWHAGNWDYNTRSVGIEHEGWVDQPAYFTDAMYERSAKLTADICDRHGIPKDRAHIIGHHQVPGSDHTDPGAHWDWVRYIRLVNLT from the coding sequence ATGCACCGCAGAAGGATTCTTCAGGGCGCCGCCGTCACCGCCGCGGCGGCGTTGCTGCCCGCCTCGGTACGGGCGGTCGCCGCCTCGACCGCCGAGACGGACTACCCGGCGGCGAACTGGGCTCCCGCGTCCACCTCCAACTACACCGCCTCGACACGGCCTTCGGCATATCCGGTCGACTTCGTCGTCATCCATGTCACGCAGGAGACGTTCAACGAGACGATCGGCATCTTCCAGAACCCGGCCAAGCAGGTCTCCGCCCACTACGTGGTGCGTTCGGGCGACGGGTACGTGGCCCAGTGCGTACGGGAGCGGGACATCGGCTGGCACGCGGGGAACTGGGACTACAACACCCGCAGCGTCGGCATCGAGCACGAGGGCTGGGTCGACCAGCCCGCCTACTTCACCGACGCGATGTACGAGCGGTCGGCGAAGCTCACCGCGGACATCTGCGACCGCCACGGCATCCCGAAGGACCGGGCCCACATCATCGGCCACCACCAGGTCCCGGGCAGCGACCACACGGATCCCGGCGCCCACTGGGACTGGGTCCGCTACATCCGCCTCGTGAATCTCACCTGA
- a CDS encoding acetamidase/formamidase family protein, producing the protein MSDPRILTVRPREGEYAWTFGGAAPVARIEPGTFLDLYTEDCFAGRVRSERDLVSQVCEFPFLNPQTGPFHVVGAEPGDTVAVHFVSIEPARDWAASTTVPLFGALTSTHTTASLQAPLPEVVWMWQLDRARRTCLFNARDSDIQVELPMDPMHGTVGVAPANLEVRSALVPDAHGGNMDTPEMRAGVTCYLGVNVEGALLSLGDGHARQGEGETCGVAVECAMNTVVLVELLKGVATPWPRIESDTHLMSTGSARPLEDAFRISQLDLVRWLVRDYGLSELDAYQLVSQAGEAPLANVCDTNYTCVAKIRKEWLPTGEPNRGLHRHLRETASVLPRS; encoded by the coding sequence ATGAGTGACCCCAGGATCCTGACCGTACGACCGCGCGAGGGCGAATACGCCTGGACGTTCGGCGGCGCCGCTCCGGTGGCACGGATCGAACCGGGCACCTTCCTCGACCTGTATACCGAAGACTGCTTCGCGGGGCGGGTGCGTTCCGAGAGGGACCTGGTGTCGCAGGTGTGCGAGTTCCCGTTCCTCAATCCGCAGACGGGCCCCTTCCACGTGGTGGGGGCCGAGCCGGGCGACACCGTGGCGGTGCACTTCGTGTCGATCGAGCCGGCCAGGGACTGGGCCGCGTCGACGACCGTGCCGTTGTTCGGGGCGCTGACCTCCACACACACCACGGCCTCGCTCCAGGCCCCGCTGCCCGAGGTGGTGTGGATGTGGCAGTTGGACCGGGCCCGGCGGACCTGCCTGTTCAACGCCAGGGACAGCGACATCCAGGTGGAGCTGCCGATGGACCCCATGCACGGCACGGTCGGTGTCGCCCCGGCCAACCTGGAGGTCCGCTCCGCCCTGGTGCCGGACGCGCACGGCGGCAACATGGACACGCCGGAGATGCGGGCCGGGGTGACCTGCTATCTGGGCGTCAACGTCGAGGGCGCGCTGCTCAGTCTGGGCGACGGGCACGCCCGCCAGGGAGAGGGCGAGACCTGCGGCGTCGCCGTGGAGTGCGCGATGAACACCGTGGTACTGGTCGAACTGCTGAAGGGTGTCGCCACCCCGTGGCCGCGGATCGAGTCCGACACCCATCTGATGTCCACCGGCTCCGCCCGGCCGCTCGAAGACGCTTTCCGGATCTCCCAGTTGGACCTCGTACGATGGCTGGTCCGCGACTACGGTCTCTCCGAACTCGACGCCTACCAACTGGTCAGCCAGGCCGGTGAGGCGCCGCTGGCCAACGTCTGCGACACCAACTACACCTGCGTGGCCAAGATCCGCAAGGAATGGCTGCCCACCGGGGAACCGAATCGCGGTCTCCATCGTCATCTCCGGGAGACAGCCTCGGTGTTGCCACGGTCCTGA
- a CDS encoding esterase-like activity of phytase family protein: MSARVVRRTLAVGLPLALLSTLGVAATATAGPQERHGHHERPDRTARITGSAVLGDIPLAGFSNGLLPGTVRDDRDVQLGGIGSDIYPAGRKGEFWTVTDRGPNGQIKVDGKKRRTFPVPGFDPAIVKIRVGGKRVEVLSAIPLTTRSGAPVTGLPNQGSRDEAPYTYDATTPLTYNPNGLDTEGVVRAADGSFWLVDEYGPSLVHVSSRGRVLARYVPEGLRLRGADYPVVEALPGVLLHRKINRGFEGLALLPGGDLVMAVQSPLSLPDEDAGEASRNVRLLRFSTKKHAVTAEYAYRFDPVEVVDPSEDDTSELKISSVVALNRDTLLVEERTDKAARLHRVTLPRGSGILGSSWDDPKTSPSYEELTDPAAAGVRVLRKRLVIDLGTVPGIPGKIEGVAVTGRSTLALINDNDFGMTDGADAFDTNGRLVDSGIETSVTSLKLPRPLND, from the coding sequence ATGTCCGCGCGTGTTGTCCGTCGTACCCTTGCCGTCGGGCTGCCGCTCGCTCTGCTGTCCACTCTCGGTGTCGCCGCCACCGCGACCGCCGGTCCGCAGGAGCGCCACGGACACCACGAGCGTCCCGACCGGACCGCGCGGATCACCGGAAGCGCCGTGCTGGGCGACATCCCGCTCGCCGGCTTCAGCAACGGTCTGCTGCCCGGCACGGTCCGGGACGACCGCGATGTGCAGCTCGGCGGCATCGGCAGCGACATCTACCCGGCCGGCCGCAAGGGCGAGTTCTGGACGGTGACGGACCGCGGGCCGAACGGCCAGATCAAGGTCGACGGCAAGAAGCGTCGTACGTTCCCCGTGCCGGGGTTCGATCCGGCGATCGTGAAGATCCGGGTCGGTGGCAAGCGGGTCGAGGTCCTGAGCGCCATCCCGCTCACTACCCGGTCCGGCGCTCCGGTCACCGGGCTGCCGAACCAGGGGAGCCGCGACGAGGCTCCCTACACGTACGACGCGACGACGCCGCTGACGTACAACCCGAACGGTCTCGACACCGAGGGCGTCGTCCGTGCGGCGGACGGCTCGTTCTGGCTGGTGGACGAGTACGGCCCCTCGCTCGTCCATGTCTCCTCGCGCGGCCGTGTGCTGGCCCGCTACGTACCCGAGGGCCTGCGGCTGAGGGGCGCCGACTACCCGGTGGTCGAGGCGCTTCCCGGAGTGCTGCTGCACCGCAAGATCAACCGGGGTTTCGAGGGACTGGCCCTGCTGCCCGGCGGGGATCTGGTGATGGCGGTGCAGAGCCCGCTCTCGCTGCCCGACGAGGACGCGGGCGAGGCCTCGCGCAATGTCCGGCTGCTGCGCTTCTCGACGAAGAAGCACGCGGTGACCGCCGAATACGCCTACCGCTTCGACCCGGTCGAGGTCGTCGACCCGAGCGAGGACGACACCTCCGAGCTCAAGATCTCCTCGGTCGTCGCCCTGAACCGGGACACACTGCTGGTCGAGGAGCGCACCGACAAGGCGGCCCGGCTGCACCGGGTGACACTCCCCCGCGGCTCCGGCATCCTGGGTTCGTCCTGGGACGACCCGAAGACCTCACCCTCGTACGAGGAACTGACGGACCCCGCGGCGGCCGGGGTGCGGGTGCTGCGCAAGCGCCTGGTCATCGATCTCGGTACGGTCCCGGGCATCCCCGGCAAGATCGAAGGTGTCGCGGTCACGGGCCGGAGCACGCTCGCGCTCATCAACGACAACGACTTCGGGATGACGGACGGCGCCGACGCCTTCGACACGAACGGACGGCTGGTCGACAGCGGCATCGAGACATCGGTGACGTCCCTCAAGCTGCCTCGCCCGCTGAACGACTGA
- a CDS encoding SWF or SNF family helicase, whose product MSHAYENDAYENDAYDDDRSNELSEELGEELGDEPNDGQDYGESYGHDFGAGYGQGADGRGGPERTFAALPPAQGRGFASSWWGQAWLKALEDTALDGEQLKKGRRLAREGKVGAVSVRPGRITAVVQDRDATPYRSDVLLQQLSGDEWDRFLDMAVDRAGHIAALLDREMPPHLVEDAAAAGVDLLPGIGDLEPECGCEAWDHCPHSGALCYQVARLLDQDPFVLLLMRGRDERRLLDELQVRSAARAVRDARGEPPDTADRGGIGARRGVSAEEAYAAGGIVPPLPEPPPVPAEPGLPPSLDTETDPAPGLDPAALELLATDSAARAHRMLLDALAPGHEHQPLPVELTPDQDAVRLAAETAPESWIATRLATGSGRRRAELDAAVRAWRYGGSAALAVLEDEWDPDPESLARAQAQLAGAWEEGERPQLRAGRARWTVTGADVQLRYGRDGRWWPYRKDRGRWIPAGPADDDPAGALAASRADA is encoded by the coding sequence ATGAGCCACGCCTACGAAAACGACGCGTACGAGAACGACGCCTACGACGACGACCGGAGCAACGAACTGAGCGAGGAACTGGGCGAGGAACTGGGCGACGAGCCCAACGACGGTCAGGACTACGGTGAGTCCTACGGGCACGACTTTGGGGCCGGATACGGACAGGGTGCCGACGGACGTGGCGGTCCCGAGCGTACGTTCGCGGCTCTGCCGCCGGCGCAGGGACGCGGATTCGCGTCGTCCTGGTGGGGCCAGGCCTGGCTGAAGGCGCTGGAGGACACGGCGCTCGACGGTGAGCAGCTCAAGAAGGGGCGGCGGCTGGCCAGGGAGGGCAAGGTCGGTGCGGTCTCCGTACGGCCGGGGCGGATCACGGCCGTGGTCCAGGACCGGGACGCGACGCCGTACCGCAGCGATGTGCTGCTCCAGCAGCTGAGCGGGGACGAGTGGGACCGCTTCCTGGACATGGCCGTCGACCGGGCGGGGCACATCGCGGCGCTGCTCGACCGGGAGATGCCCCCGCATCTGGTGGAGGACGCGGCGGCGGCCGGGGTGGACCTGCTGCCGGGCATCGGCGACCTGGAACCGGAGTGCGGCTGCGAGGCGTGGGACCACTGCCCGCACTCGGGTGCCCTGTGCTACCAGGTGGCGCGGCTGCTGGACCAGGATCCGTTCGTCCTGCTGTTGATGCGCGGGCGCGACGAGCGGCGGTTGCTGGACGAACTCCAGGTGCGCAGTGCCGCACGCGCGGTCCGGGATGCGCGCGGCGAGCCGCCGGACACCGCGGACCGGGGTGGCATCGGAGCACGCCGGGGTGTGTCTGCCGAGGAGGCCTACGCGGCGGGCGGCATAGTCCCGCCGCTCCCGGAGCCCCCGCCGGTCCCCGCGGAACCGGGCCTTCCGCCTTCCCTGGACACGGAGACCGACCCGGCACCGGGTCTCGATCCGGCGGCTCTGGAGCTGCTGGCGACGGACAGCGCCGCACGAGCCCACCGGATGCTGCTGGACGCCCTGGCGCCGGGGCACGAACACCAGCCACTGCCCGTTGAGCTGACGCCGGACCAGGACGCCGTACGACTGGCCGCCGAGACCGCGCCCGAGTCGTGGATCGCCACCCGGCTCGCGACGGGCTCCGGACGCCGACGGGCGGAGCTGGACGCCGCCGTGCGTGCCTGGCGGTACGGCGGGAGCGCCGCGCTCGCGGTGCTGGAGGACGAGTGGGACCCGGACCCGGAGTCCCTGGCACGGGCTCAGGCGCAGCTCGCCGGAGCCTGGGAGGAAGGCGAACGGCCACAGCTGCGGGCCGGGCGGGCCCGCTGGACGGTGACGGGCGCGGACGTCCAGCTCCGGTACGGGCGGGACGGACGCTGGTGGCCGTACCGCAAGGACCGGGGCCGCTGGATTCCGGCCGGTCCGGCCGACGACGACCCGGCGGGAGCCCTGGCCGCCTCCCGGGCCGACGCCTGA